Proteins encoded by one window of Blautia argi:
- a CDS encoding S41 family peptidase yields MGQKKFAKGFILGMAVTLAAGGVGLKVYDVAEDKKESKNAVNDVSMEKAKLIEEIIDERYTGEVDKELMEADMYKGMMISLGDPYSAYYTAEEYEELNTETTGAYKGIGVVMQMQMDTGMVKVVRCYEGAPGAKAGLLPEDILVQVNGEDISGLELSEVVDRVKGSKDEVAHLTVVREGEEDYLEFDVPLEEVNIPVVAHEMLEDNIGYISLYEFTEQTEPQYLEAFEDLKNQGMERLIIDVRNNPGGLLTSVCGILNDILPEGLIVYTEDKEGTREEIDSDGKNELDIPLAVLVNGNSASASEIFAGAIQDYEKGTIVGTTTFGKGIVQSVLPLSDGSAVKTTTAKYYTPKGRCIHGTGITPDVEVELTKGLEQKAELTRQEDNQLQKAVETVKSIKEK; encoded by the coding sequence ATGGGACAGAAAAAATTTGCAAAAGGATTTATCCTGGGAATGGCAGTGACCCTTGCAGCAGGGGGTGTTGGATTAAAGGTTTATGATGTGGCAGAAGACAAAAAAGAAAGCAAAAATGCAGTGAATGATGTTTCCATGGAGAAGGCAAAGCTCATTGAGGAAATCATTGACGAGAGATATACCGGGGAAGTAGACAAAGAGCTTATGGAAGCAGATATGTACAAGGGTATGATGATTAGCCTTGGAGATCCTTATTCTGCCTACTATACAGCAGAAGAATATGAAGAATTAAATACAGAAACCACAGGGGCATATAAGGGAATCGGAGTAGTTATGCAGATGCAGATGGACACAGGTATGGTGAAGGTGGTTCGCTGTTATGAAGGAGCGCCGGGAGCCAAGGCAGGTCTTTTGCCGGAGGATATACTGGTGCAGGTCAATGGAGAGGATATCAGCGGTCTGGAACTCTCTGAAGTGGTGGACCGGGTGAAGGGGTCTAAAGATGAGGTAGCCCATCTGACTGTGGTAAGAGAGGGTGAAGAGGATTATCTGGAATTTGATGTGCCTCTGGAAGAAGTAAATATTCCGGTGGTGGCTCATGAAATGCTGGAAGATAATATTGGATATATTTCTCTTTACGAGTTTACAGAGCAGACAGAGCCACAGTATCTGGAGGCTTTTGAGGATTTAAAGAATCAGGGTATGGAGCGTTTGATTATTGACGTGCGTAACAATCCCGGAGGATTGCTCACCTCTGTATGCGGAATCTTAAATGATATTTTGCCGGAAGGACTGATTGTGTATACAGAAGATAAGGAAGGCACAAGAGAGGAAATAGACAGCGACGGCAAAAATGAACTGGATATCCCTCTGGCAGTTCTGGTAAACGGAAACAGCGCCAGTGCATCAGAAATCTTTGCAGGTGCAATCCAGGATTATGAGAAAGGAACTATTGTGGGAACCACTACCTTTGGAAAGGGAATTGTACAGAGCGTCCTGCCTCTTTCTGATGGAAGTGCAGTAAAAACTACCACTGCAAAATACTATACGCCAAAAGGAAGATGTATTCATGGTACAGGAATTACCCCGGACGTAGAGGTCGAACTGACAAAAGGGCTGGAACAGAAGGCAGAGCTGACCCGTCAAGAGGATAATCAGCTTCAGAAAGCAGTGGAAACCGTGAAATCTATAAAGGAGAAATAA
- a CDS encoding YdcF family protein, producing the protein MAEILFLILGILCLGYFMGIVWYAGLSSRFPLLWMLLGMVFLALGGALHFEIFLPPFLCKILLLLTALFLCLFFFVEARIAKAMIQKAEKNLDYLIVLGAQVKGARPSLSLAYRISEAEKYLKENPETKAVLSGGKGANEEISEAACMYQELVHRGIVPLRLIQENQSINTQQNIAFSYQLLEQDWKKAKQPCRVGIVTSNFHLYRGTAIAKKKTDLLIYGIAAKSSGFLQVNYLVREFFGVLKDWAAGNL; encoded by the coding sequence ATGGCAGAAATTTTGTTTCTTATTTTAGGGATTCTTTGTCTGGGATATTTTATGGGGATTGTGTGGTATGCAGGATTGTCTTCCAGATTTCCTTTGCTGTGGATGCTGCTGGGAATGGTCTTTCTGGCTTTAGGGGGAGCATTGCATTTTGAAATCTTTCTTCCTCCTTTTCTCTGTAAAATTTTATTGCTTTTAACTGCTTTGTTTCTGTGTCTGTTTTTCTTTGTGGAAGCCCGGATTGCAAAGGCCATGATTCAAAAGGCTGAGAAAAATCTGGACTATCTGATTGTGCTGGGCGCACAGGTAAAAGGAGCACGTCCCAGTTTATCTCTGGCATACAGAATTTCGGAGGCAGAGAAGTATTTAAAGGAAAATCCGGAAACAAAAGCCGTTCTTTCCGGTGGGAAAGGGGCAAATGAAGAAATCTCGGAGGCTGCGTGTATGTATCAGGAGCTGGTACATAGGGGAATCGTGCCTCTTCGTCTGATACAAGAGAACCAGTCCATCAATACACAGCAGAATATTGCTTTTTCTTATCAGCTTTTAGAGCAGGATTGGAAAAAAGCAAAGCAGCCGTGCCGGGTTGGCATTGTTACCAGCAATTTTCATCTGTATCGGGGAACTGCCATAGCAAAGAAAAAGACAGACCTTCTGATATATGGGATTGCGGCGAAGAGCAGCGGATTTTTACAGGTAAATTATTTGGTGCGGGAGTTTTTTGGGGTTTTGAAGGACTGGGCAGCGGGAAATCTGTAA
- a CDS encoding sugar O-acetyltransferase — MTQRERMDKGMLYNPGADEIMNEQFPYLDRLGEFNNCSSSDVKGREALMKELFAECGENCYIQPPFYANWSGHHIHMGKNVYVNFNFTVVDDGEVYIGDYVMIGPNVTIATAGHPVQPDLRKKGIQFNLPVHIGNNVWIGAGAILLPGVTIGDNSVIGAGSIVTKDIPANVVAVGNPCRVLREIGEKDEKYYYRDREIDVRAEDF; from the coding sequence ATGACACAGAGAGAACGTATGGATAAGGGCATGCTGTATAATCCGGGAGCAGATGAGATTATGAACGAACAGTTTCCATATCTGGACAGATTGGGAGAGTTTAACAACTGCAGCTCCAGTGATGTGAAAGGAAGAGAAGCACTGATGAAGGAGTTGTTTGCAGAGTGCGGAGAGAACTGTTATATTCAGCCGCCTTTTTATGCAAACTGGAGCGGACATCATATTCACATGGGAAAAAATGTATATGTCAACTTTAATTTTACTGTGGTTGATGACGGAGAGGTTTATATTGGCGATTATGTTATGATTGGGCCAAATGTAACCATTGCCACGGCCGGTCACCCGGTACAGCCGGATTTGCGGAAAAAGGGTATTCAGTTCAACCTTCCGGTGCATATTGGAAACAATGTGTGGATTGGTGCAGGGGCGATTCTTTTGCCAGGGGTTACTATTGGGGATAATTCTGTTATCGGAGCAGGCAGCATTGTGACAAAGGATATTCCGGCAAACGTAGTGGCTGTGGGAAATCCCTGCAGAGTGCTGAGAGAGATTGGAGAAAAGGACGAGAAATATTATTACCGGGACAGAGAAATTGATGTGCGGGCAGAGGATTTTTAG
- a CDS encoding CDP-alcohol phosphatidyltransferase family protein — MKIKKQELWSIPNCMGYFRILLIPFFCVIYLQADTIKDYYLAAGIVLISTITDFLDGKVARKFNMITEFGKFLDPFADKLTHGAIALCLAFRYEAMRYLVALMIVKEGFMAIMGLIHLRHGVKLDGAKWFGKVCTASLFVVLCILVLVPGISPNAANLLIYLEIFIMTVTLVLYIPEFWKMRQSWKKEENR; from the coding sequence ATGAAAATCAAAAAACAAGAACTGTGGTCTATACCAAACTGTATGGGATATTTCCGAATTTTACTGATACCTTTCTTTTGTGTGATTTATCTGCAGGCAGATACCATAAAGGACTATTATCTTGCGGCAGGAATTGTGCTGATTTCTACAATTACGGATTTCCTGGACGGAAAGGTAGCCAGAAAATTCAATATGATAACCGAGTTCGGAAAATTTCTGGACCCCTTTGCAGATAAGCTGACCCACGGCGCCATTGCCCTGTGCCTTGCTTTTCGCTATGAAGCCATGCGCTATCTGGTGGCGCTTATGATTGTAAAGGAAGGATTTATGGCAATTATGGGACTGATTCATCTTCGCCATGGTGTAAAGCTGGACGGAGCAAAATGGTTCGGAAAGGTTTGTACAGCCAGCTTGTTTGTAGTGCTGTGTATTCTGGTTCTGGTTCCCGGGATTTCCCCAAATGCAGCCAATCTTCTGATTTATCTGGAAATTTTTATTATGACGGTAACGCTGGTTCTTTATATTCCGGAGTTTTGGAAAATGCGCCAGAGCTGGAAAAAGGAAGAAAACAGGTGA
- a CDS encoding MGDG synthase family glycosyltransferase: MKILILSCKTGGGHDAAGFAVKEALEKQGHEAVMFDYLTLAGQKVSDTVGDVYVNTVKKMPHVFGAVYQIGMAASRIMRKSPVYYVNGKMGKYLGAYLEAEHFDAILMPHLYPAETITYMKRHGFHIPFTAAIMTDYTCIPFWEETDCDYYVVAHEEMVDKCVKRGIPREKLLPLGIPVSEKFSKKADKRKAREYLHLPLEGIHYLLIGGSMGAGDLEKLTQQFCRTREEGEFLTVVCGNNKKIFQKMKKNFREEEAVFLVGQTRQMALYMKACDMIYTKPGGLTSTEAAVSGIPIVHTAPIPGCETANKKFFVKHGLSLAPRSMEAQMRKGRALLKDREKTAEMKKAQKQVIPADSAEKIVELLEAGTAGQEVCRKEA; encoded by the coding sequence ATGAAAATTTTGATATTATCCTGTAAAACAGGAGGAGGACATGATGCAGCAGGCTTTGCTGTAAAAGAAGCACTGGAAAAACAAGGACATGAAGCAGTCATGTTTGATTATCTGACCCTGGCAGGGCAGAAGGTATCTGATACTGTAGGAGATGTGTATGTCAACACTGTAAAAAAGATGCCCCATGTCTTTGGGGCAGTGTATCAGATAGGAATGGCTGCCAGCAGAATTATGAGGAAATCCCCCGTTTATTATGTAAATGGAAAAATGGGAAAGTATCTGGGCGCTTATCTGGAAGCAGAGCATTTTGACGCCATATTGATGCCCCATTTATATCCGGCAGAAACCATTACCTATATGAAAAGGCATGGATTTCACATACCCTTTACTGCAGCCATTATGACAGATTATACCTGTATTCCCTTCTGGGAGGAAACGGATTGTGATTATTATGTGGTTGCCCATGAAGAAATGGTGGATAAATGTGTGAAAAGGGGGATACCCAGAGAAAAGCTGTTGCCTTTAGGAATCCCTGTCAGTGAAAAATTTTCCAAAAAAGCAGATAAGAGAAAGGCAAGAGAGTATCTGCATCTGCCTTTGGAGGGAATCCATTATCTTCTAATAGGTGGAAGCATGGGGGCAGGTGATTTGGAAAAGCTGACACAGCAGTTTTGCAGGACAAGAGAAGAGGGAGAGTTTCTGACTGTTGTCTGCGGAAACAATAAGAAAATTTTCCAGAAAATGAAAAAGAATTTCAGGGAAGAAGAAGCTGTTTTTCTTGTGGGGCAGACCCGGCAGATGGCGCTTTATATGAAAGCCTGCGATATGATTTACACAAAACCCGGAGGGCTGACATCCACAGAGGCAGCGGTATCCGGGATTCCTATTGTGCATACTGCACCCATACCAGGGTGTGAAACTGCCAATAAGAAGTTTTTTGTAAAGCATGGACTTTCTCTGGCGCCAAGAAGCATGGAGGCACAGATGCGGAAGGGCAGAGCGCTTTTAAAGGACAGGGAAAAAACAGCGGAAATGAAAAAAGCGCAAAAGCAGGTGATACCGGCAGACAGTGCGGAAAAAATTGTGGAGCTTTTGGAAGCAGGGACAGCGGGACAGGAGGTCTGCAGAAAAGAGGCATAA
- the ftsX gene encoding permease-like cell division protein FtsX, which produces MRISTIAYVLKQGFKNIWRNLRFSLASVATMSACIFLFGLFLSIVMNFNYIVDTAEEGVAVLVYFDKGAKQEQIDQIGEEIRNRPEVSEVEYISADEAWEDFSKVYLGEENEEMADGFKEQQDNPLANSARYDVYLTDVESQGDFVAFAESLDGVRKVDESKEAADMLTNINKLIGYVSIVIILILLAVAFFLISNTITMGISIRQEEIGIMKLIGATDFFVRVPFVIEGILLGTIGAAVPLGILYVVYEKAVAYIIGRFGVLGNLLQFLNVWDVFRYLLPIGIGLGVGIGFLGSMFSLRKHLRV; this is translated from the coding sequence ATGAGAATTAGTACAATCGCATATGTATTGAAACAGGGATTTAAAAATATCTGGCGTAATCTGCGTTTTTCCCTGGCATCAGTGGCAACCATGTCCGCATGTATTTTTCTGTTCGGACTGTTTTTGTCCATTGTCATGAACTTTAATTACATTGTGGACACTGCAGAAGAGGGTGTTGCAGTTCTGGTGTACTTTGATAAGGGAGCCAAGCAGGAACAGATTGACCAGATTGGCGAGGAAATCAGAAACCGTCCGGAGGTGTCTGAGGTAGAATATATTTCCGCAGATGAAGCCTGGGAGGATTTCAGTAAGGTATATCTGGGGGAAGAAAACGAGGAAATGGCAGATGGCTTTAAGGAGCAGCAGGACAATCCTCTTGCCAATTCCGCGCGTTATGATGTGTATTTAACTGATGTGGAGAGCCAAGGCGATTTTGTGGCATTTGCAGAGAGTCTGGATGGTGTCCGCAAGGTAGATGAATCCAAGGAAGCAGCAGATATGCTGACAAATATAAACAAACTGATTGGTTATGTGTCTATTGTCATTATTCTGATTCTTCTGGCTGTTGCATTTTTCCTGATCAGCAATACCATTACCATGGGTATTTCCATACGTCAGGAAGAAATTGGAATTATGAAGCTCATAGGTGCTACAGACTTTTTTGTAAGAGTGCCTTTTGTAATCGAAGGTATACTGCTGGGTACCATAGGTGCAGCAGTTCCCCTGGGCATTCTTTATGTGGTATATGAAAAAGCAGTGGCTTATATTATCGGCAGATTCGGTGTTCTTGGAAACTTACTGCAGTTTTTGAATGTATGGGACGTATTCCGCTATCTTCTGCCAATCGGCATTGGCCTTGGTGTGGGAATCGGCTTTTTAGGAAGTATGTTCTCACTGAGAAAACATCTGAGAGTGTAG
- a CDS encoding glycerol-3-phosphate acyltransferase, translating into MAMEVIFYSVLGYFLGSLMFGYLIPRIFKGIDVRSLSSDGNPGTANAFFYGGAACGSAVLVCDLLKGFLPVHLAYQAMGGMREGLGFALIMAAPVLGHAFPFLGGRKKGGKGIAVTFGVLLGLYPMLTGLWILVFWYLLFTVVIVLEPHGYRTMITYLCWIISGLVFHLSPAVVAGSILISCIVLDKHMAELKDRGARQIRFGLRRN; encoded by the coding sequence ATGGCAATGGAAGTGATTTTTTACAGTGTTCTGGGATATTTCCTGGGAAGCTTGATGTTTGGGTATCTCATACCCAGGATTTTTAAAGGAATTGATGTCCGAAGCTTAAGCAGCGACGGAAATCCGGGGACTGCCAATGCCTTCTTTTATGGAGGCGCTGCCTGCGGAAGCGCTGTATTGGTCTGTGACCTTTTAAAGGGGTTTCTGCCTGTACATTTGGCTTATCAGGCCATGGGAGGTATGAGGGAAGGGCTGGGCTTTGCCCTTATTATGGCTGCACCCGTTTTAGGGCATGCATTTCCATTTTTGGGTGGAAGAAAAAAGGGCGGAAAGGGAATTGCCGTGACCTTTGGCGTTCTTCTGGGGTTATATCCCATGCTTACTGGGCTTTGGATTTTGGTCTTCTGGTATCTTCTGTTTACGGTTGTAATTGTGCTGGAACCTCATGGATACAGAACTATGATCACCTATCTGTGTTGGATTATCAGCGGTCTGGTATTTCACTTGAGCCCCGCAGTGGTGGCAGGAAGCATTCTGATTTCCTGTATTGTACTGGATAAACATATGGCAGAGTTAAAAGACAGAGGAGCAAGGCAGATACGCTTTGGACTTAGGAGAAATTAA
- the ftsE gene encoding cell division ATP-binding protein FtsE → MIDLKDVSKSYSKGQPAIDHMNLHVEKGEFVFIVGNSGSGKSTLIKLLLKELDPTSGTITVNGQVLNKLRRRKVAKYRRGVGVVFQDFRLLKDRNVYENVAFAQRVIQRPTRIIKKRVPEMLTLVGLAEKYKSKPDQLSGGEQQRVALARALVNRPSILLADEPTGNLDPKNSFEIMRLLEEINERGTTVLVVTHNREIVNAFKKRVVTMKKGVIVSDEQEGEYLNEN, encoded by the coding sequence ATGATTGATTTGAAGGACGTGAGCAAGTCATACAGCAAGGGCCAGCCGGCTATTGACCATATGAATCTTCACGTGGAGAAGGGTGAATTTGTGTTTATCGTAGGAAACAGCGGTTCAGGAAAGTCAACACTGATTAAACTGCTTTTAAAGGAGCTGGATCCAACCAGTGGAACCATTACGGTAAACGGACAGGTACTCAATAAATTGAGACGGAGAAAGGTAGCAAAATACCGCAGGGGAGTAGGTGTTGTGTTCCAGGATTTCCGTTTGTTAAAGGACAGAAATGTATATGAAAATGTAGCGTTTGCCCAGCGTGTGATACAGCGGCCTACCCGCATTATTAAAAAGAGAGTTCCCGAAATGCTGACCCTGGTAGGTCTGGCAGAAAAATATAAATCAAAACCAGACCAGCTTTCCGGTGGTGAACAGCAGAGAGTTGCGCTTGCCAGGGCGCTGGTCAACAGACCAAGTATTCTTCTGGCTGACGAGCCTACCGGTAATCTTGACCCGAAAAATTCTTTTGAAATTATGAGGCTTTTGGAAGAGATTAATGAGCGCGGCACAACAGTTCTTGTCGTTACTCATAACAGAGAAATCGTAAATGCATTTAAAAAGCGTGTGGTTACGATGAAGAAAGGCGTCATTGTAAGCGACGAACAAGAAGGTGAATATCTGAATGAGAATTAG
- a CDS encoding WecB/TagA/CpsF family glycosyltransferase produces MESINQHWYEDTLATYGVITMKLLIAAQKDEELKEYIETLDKAVADEPEIVEAAGLQDEAWEKEISEHGFFGTLFWLLNLYKNRIFILGEREEDTEKFCTYLKEQYPDIMILGKDSLTGMEADQTDRVINEINNQNPQAVLSCSREYNAERFVKRYRKMINTKVWFSLGSSLPVFQETGIKSNWLNRLMEKNNFKKLVSRYQEEMEKM; encoded by the coding sequence ATGGAGAGCATTAACCAGCATTGGTATGAAGATACGCTGGCAACCTACGGGGTAATTACAATGAAACTGCTGATTGCAGCGCAGAAAGATGAAGAACTGAAGGAGTATATTGAAACTCTGGATAAGGCGGTAGCAGATGAACCTGAAATTGTAGAGGCAGCCGGATTGCAGGACGAGGCATGGGAAAAGGAAATTTCCGAGCATGGATTTTTCGGAACTCTCTTCTGGCTTCTGAATCTTTACAAGAATCGTATTTTTATTCTGGGTGAAAGAGAAGAGGATACGGAGAAATTCTGTACTTATCTGAAGGAGCAGTATCCGGACATTATGATTCTGGGAAAAGACAGTCTGACTGGCATGGAAGCAGACCAGACGGACCGGGTGATTAATGAGATTAACAATCAGAATCCCCAGGCGGTTTTGAGCTGTTCCAGAGAGTACAATGCAGAACGATTTGTAAAGCGCTACCGGAAGATGATTAATACAAAGGTGTGGTTCAGCCTGGGAAGTTCCCTTCCGGTCTTTCAGGAAACAGGGATAAAGTCAAACTGGCTCAACCGCCTTATGGAAAAAAACAATTTTAAAAAGCTGGTATCCAGGTACCAGGAAGAAATGGAGAAAATGTGA
- a CDS encoding PucR family transcriptional regulator, with amino-acid sequence MISNQILQNTLDGLKGISRTDFCVTDMDGKVLASTFSGNICGEEEVCEFANSQADSQVVKGNQYFKIYDDHQLEYILIVDSAGDDAYTLGKLVVFQIQGLLIAYKERFNKDNFIKNLLLDNLLLVDIHNRAKKLHIEVDVRRVVYILENSADRDYGSLENIKNVVGGKAGDFVTAVDEKSIIIVKELSPSDDYAQLEKTANGILSALGVERDGRTHIAYGTIVKELKEVSRSYKEARMALDVGKIFFGEKDVIAYSSLGIGRLIYQLPIPLCKMFIREIFDNHSPDDFDEETLTTINKFFENSLNVSETSRQLYIHRNTLVYRLDKLQKSTGLDLRVFEDAITFKIALMVVKYMKYMETLDY; translated from the coding sequence ATGATATCAAACCAGATATTACAAAATACCCTGGACGGTTTAAAGGGAATCTCCAGGACAGATTTTTGTGTAACAGATATGGACGGAAAGGTTCTGGCAAGTACATTTTCCGGAAACATATGCGGGGAAGAGGAGGTCTGTGAATTTGCAAATTCTCAGGCAGACAGCCAGGTAGTAAAAGGAAATCAGTATTTTAAAATTTATGATGACCATCAGCTGGAGTATATACTGATTGTGGACAGTGCAGGGGACGATGCCTATACATTGGGAAAACTGGTGGTATTCCAGATACAGGGACTCCTGATTGCATATAAGGAAAGATTTAACAAGGATAACTTTATTAAGAATCTTTTGCTGGACAACCTGCTTCTGGTAGACATTCACAACCGTGCGAAAAAACTTCACATTGAGGTGGATGTCCGCAGAGTGGTATACATACTGGAAAACAGTGCGGACAGAGATTACGGATCGCTGGAAAATATTAAAAATGTTGTAGGCGGAAAAGCCGGGGATTTTGTGACTGCAGTAGATGAAAAGAGCATTATTATTGTAAAGGAATTAAGTCCTTCTGATGATTATGCACAGCTTGAAAAAACTGCAAATGGTATTTTATCAGCTTTAGGTGTAGAAAGAGATGGAAGAACCCATATCGCATATGGAACCATTGTAAAGGAACTGAAGGAGGTTTCCCGTTCCTACAAGGAGGCAAGAATGGCTCTGGACGTAGGAAAGATTTTCTTTGGAGAAAAAGATGTGATTGCATACAGTTCTCTTGGTATCGGGCGACTGATCTATCAGCTTCCCATTCCTCTTTGTAAAATGTTTATCCGGGAGATTTTTGACAATCATTCACCGGACGATTTTGATGAGGAAACGCTTACTACTATTAACAAATTCTTTGAAAACAGCCTGAATGTGTCTGAAACCTCCAGACAGCTTTATATTCACAGAAATACACTGGTTTACAGACTGGATAAGCTGCAGAAAAGTACAGGGCTGGATCTGCGTGTCTTTGAGGACGCCATTACCTTTAAGATTGCCCTGATGGTAGTAAAATATATGAAATACATGGAAACACTTGATTACTAA